In Microbacterium sp. AB, a single genomic region encodes these proteins:
- a CDS encoding GNAT family acetyltransferase — MSIVIRPLADSDADAVVALWRDAGLTRPWNDPHEDIRRARAVWPELLLVAADGDEVVGSVMAGYDGHRGWLYYLASSRSGEGIGRSLVAEAEARLVALGCPKAMLMVRPDNAAVLGYYDAIGYVREGTAVTGKRLIPDG, encoded by the coding sequence GTGAGCATCGTCATCCGCCCCCTCGCCGACTCCGACGCCGATGCGGTGGTCGCCCTGTGGCGCGACGCCGGGCTCACGCGGCCGTGGAACGATCCGCATGAGGACATCCGCCGGGCGCGGGCCGTCTGGCCCGAGCTGCTGCTGGTCGCCGCGGACGGGGACGAGGTCGTCGGCTCCGTCATGGCGGGGTACGACGGGCACCGCGGATGGCTGTACTACCTCGCGTCCTCGCGATCCGGCGAGGGGATCGGCCGGTCGCTCGTCGCGGAGGCCGAGGCGAGGCTCGTCGCGCTCGGATGCCCGAAGGCGATGCTCATGGTGCGCCCCGACAACGCCGCGGTGCTCGGCTACTACGACGCCATCGGCTATGTGCGTGAAGGCACGGCCGTGACGGGCAAGCGCCTCATCCCGGACGGGTGA
- a CDS encoding CPBP family intramembrane glutamic endopeptidase yields the protein MVARSLWHARPVTSATASATVDRRRLWWEIGIVLALSLGQSALYSVLSLLRALLRTEALSDQSTALNPAQAEEAVWDAVYRVLDVFFDLCLVALVVYLLWEPGRNALRRIGLDFRRLPRDLGGAGLLLVVIGVPGLALYAAGRLLGVTVEVEASSLDAAWWTVPLLVLSAIRAGLLEEVILNGYLFDRLARAGWGAWAIILSTAALRATYHAYQGFGPLIGNFAMGIVFGWCYRRWGRVMPLVLAHAFIDVIAFVGYPLAAPYLP from the coding sequence ATGGTCGCCCGCAGCTTGTGGCACGCTCGTCCCGTGACCTCTGCGACCGCATCCGCCACCGTCGACCGCCGCCGGCTGTGGTGGGAGATCGGCATCGTCCTGGCGCTCTCGCTCGGGCAGTCGGCGCTCTACTCGGTTCTCTCCCTCCTGCGGGCCCTCCTGCGCACCGAGGCGTTGTCGGACCAGTCCACGGCGCTCAACCCCGCACAGGCCGAGGAGGCCGTGTGGGATGCCGTCTACCGCGTGCTCGACGTCTTCTTCGACCTCTGTCTCGTCGCCCTCGTCGTGTATCTGCTGTGGGAGCCGGGACGCAACGCGCTCCGGCGCATCGGCCTGGACTTCCGGCGCCTTCCGCGCGACCTCGGAGGCGCCGGCCTCCTCCTCGTCGTCATCGGCGTCCCCGGGCTCGCGCTCTATGCCGCCGGGCGCCTGCTCGGCGTCACGGTCGAGGTCGAGGCGTCCTCCCTCGACGCCGCGTGGTGGACCGTCCCGCTCCTCGTGCTGTCGGCCATCCGCGCGGGGCTGCTGGAGGAGGTCATCCTCAACGGCTACCTCTTCGACCGGCTCGCGCGCGCCGGGTGGGGCGCGTGGGCGATCATCCTCTCGACGGCGGCGCTCCGTGCGACCTATCACGCGTATCAGGGCTTCGGGCCCCTCATCGGCAACTTCGCCATGGGCATCGTCTTCGGATGGTGCTACCGCCGGTGGGGACGCGTCATGCCTCTCGTGCTCGCGCACGCCTTCATCGACGTCATCGCCTTCGTCGGCTACCCGCTCGCGGCGCCGTACCTGCCGTAG
- a CDS encoding NUDIX hydrolase, with product MATPDFILRLREKIGTDPLWLTGVTAVVLRGEGATQEVLLCRRADNAKVTPVTGIVDPGEQPAVAAVREVLEEADVVAEAETLVWVNALPPMVYGNGDQAQYLDLTFRCRYVSGEPRPADGENVEVFWRRVDELGAQDDLGADMRERIRTAVTGEARARFEV from the coding sequence ATGGCGACTCCGGACTTCATCCTGCGACTGCGCGAGAAGATCGGGACGGATCCTCTCTGGCTCACGGGCGTCACCGCCGTCGTCCTCCGGGGCGAGGGCGCGACGCAGGAGGTGCTGCTGTGCCGTCGCGCCGACAACGCCAAGGTCACACCGGTCACCGGGATCGTGGATCCGGGCGAGCAGCCCGCCGTCGCGGCCGTCCGCGAGGTTCTCGAGGAGGCGGACGTCGTCGCGGAGGCCGAGACGCTCGTGTGGGTGAACGCCCTGCCGCCGATGGTCTACGGCAACGGCGACCAGGCGCAGTACCTCGATCTGACGTTCCGGTGCCGCTACGTCTCGGGGGAGCCCCGACCTGCCGACGGCGAGAACGTCGAGGTGTTCTGGCGCCGCGTCGACGAGCTCGGCGCGCAGGACGACCTCGGCGCGGACATGCGCGAGCGGATCCGGACGGCCGTCACCGGAGAGGCTCGCGCGCGCTTCGAGGTCTGA
- a CDS encoding ABC transporter family substrate-binding protein, whose amino-acid sequence MKRNRIALSGLALLGVGGLALSGCTTAAEEETDGDTTSDGGTITIATTNALTSFNGDTPQSNLDTNGMIGYLTGVSGGLGLGGFLYLDNEFNIVHDESLGTYEAVSEDPLTVKYTLNEGVTWSDGTEITTDDLLTTWAINSGYYDDASYDEATGEVTSGTQYFQLAGSTAGLDTTAFPEIDEDERSLTITYETPFVDWELVNLLGKPAHVLADKAGVTVDELVSTLEELPEGDPASPAEPNETLQAVADFWNTGYDVTEFPSDESLLVSSGPFIVTDFVPDSSVTLEKNPEYAGENEPAYDQLIIRFIGDANAQVTALQNGEVNAIYPQASADTLTALESANANIHEGDQVSYDHLDLNFGSEVFSDPDVREAFLKTIPRQQILESIITPVNPSAEVLNSQIYVGSQAEYADAIAENGYDEFAEPDIEGAQQLLNGQTPTVGILYNTDNPNRVDAFALVKEYAEQAGFIIEDLGSPDWSSLLAGGEYDASIFGWISPGAGNAALPQIFATGGGGNYNGYSNAEVDELVAESQVTLDADALEDIKIQIDAKTAEDRYGLPLFQLPGLFADNGTVTGIEHFGGQTGIVWNAQDWTLAD is encoded by the coding sequence GTGAAGCGCAACAGGATCGCCCTCTCGGGCCTCGCGCTGCTCGGCGTCGGAGGGCTCGCGCTCTCCGGCTGCACGACGGCCGCTGAAGAAGAGACAGACGGCGACACGACCAGCGACGGTGGCACGATCACGATCGCCACGACCAACGCCCTCACCTCGTTCAACGGCGACACGCCGCAGTCGAACCTCGACACGAACGGCATGATCGGCTACCTCACGGGCGTGAGCGGCGGCCTGGGGCTCGGTGGTTTCCTCTACCTCGACAACGAGTTCAACATCGTCCACGACGAGAGCCTGGGCACGTACGAGGCGGTCAGCGAGGACCCGCTGACGGTCAAGTACACGCTCAACGAGGGTGTCACCTGGTCGGACGGGACCGAGATCACCACCGATGACCTCCTGACGACGTGGGCGATCAACTCCGGGTACTACGACGACGCGAGCTACGACGAGGCGACCGGTGAGGTCACCTCCGGAACGCAGTACTTCCAGCTCGCCGGCAGCACCGCGGGCCTCGACACGACGGCGTTCCCGGAGATCGACGAGGACGAGCGGAGCCTCACGATCACCTATGAGACGCCCTTCGTGGACTGGGAGCTCGTGAACCTGCTCGGCAAGCCCGCGCACGTGCTCGCCGACAAGGCGGGCGTGACCGTCGACGAGCTCGTCAGCACCCTCGAGGAGCTGCCCGAGGGCGACCCCGCCAGCCCGGCGGAGCCGAACGAGACGCTGCAGGCGGTGGCCGACTTCTGGAACACCGGCTACGACGTCACGGAGTTCCCGAGCGACGAGTCGCTGCTCGTGTCGAGCGGGCCCTTCATCGTCACCGACTTCGTCCCGGACTCCTCGGTCACCCTCGAGAAGAACCCGGAGTACGCGGGCGAGAACGAGCCGGCCTACGACCAGCTCATCATCCGCTTCATCGGCGACGCGAACGCTCAGGTCACCGCGCTCCAGAACGGCGAGGTCAACGCGATCTACCCGCAGGCGTCCGCCGACACGCTGACGGCTCTGGAGTCGGCCAACGCGAACATCCACGAGGGCGACCAAGTGTCGTACGACCACCTCGACCTGAACTTCGGCTCCGAGGTCTTCAGCGACCCCGACGTGCGCGAGGCCTTCCTCAAGACGATCCCGCGTCAGCAGATCCTCGAGTCGATCATCACGCCCGTGAACCCCTCGGCCGAGGTGCTGAACTCGCAGATCTATGTCGGCAGCCAGGCCGAGTACGCGGATGCGATCGCGGAGAACGGGTACGACGAGTTCGCCGAGCCCGACATCGAGGGAGCCCAGCAGCTCCTGAACGGCCAGACGCCGACCGTGGGCATCCTCTACAACACCGACAACCCGAACCGCGTCGACGCCTTCGCCCTCGTGAAGGAGTACGCCGAGCAGGCGGGCTTCATCATCGAGGACCTCGGCTCGCCCGACTGGTCGTCGCTTCTCGCCGGCGGCGAGTACGACGCCTCGATCTTCGGATGGATCTCTCCCGGTGCGGGCAACGCGGCGCTCCCGCAGATCTTCGCGACCGGCGGCGGTGGCAACTACAACGGCTACAGCAACGCCGAGGTCGACGAGCTTGTGGCGGAGTCGCAGGTCACCCTCGACGCCGACGCGCTCGAAGACATCAAGATCCAGATCGACGCCAAGACCGCCGAGGACCGCTACGGGCTGCCGCTGTTCCAGCTGCCCGGGCTGTTCGCCGACAACGGCACGGTGACGGGGATCGAGCACTTCGGCGGCCAGACGGGTATCGTCTGGAACGCCCAAGACTGGACCCTCGCCGACTGA
- the gcvH gene encoding glycine cleavage system protein GcvH — translation MTDLNALLYTNEHEWIRIDDDIATIGITDYAADQLGDIVYVDLPAQGGTVTSGQVMGEIESTKSVSELYAPVDGVVVEVNGEVDVNPGLVNESPFARAWLVRVRLSGDVPALLDRAAYAELTGGEA, via the coding sequence ATGACCGACCTCAACGCGCTGCTCTACACGAACGAGCACGAGTGGATCCGCATCGACGACGACATCGCGACGATCGGCATCACCGACTACGCGGCCGACCAGCTCGGCGACATCGTCTACGTCGACCTGCCCGCCCAGGGCGGCACGGTGACGTCGGGGCAGGTGATGGGGGAGATCGAGTCGACCAAGTCCGTCTCCGAGCTCTACGCGCCCGTGGACGGCGTCGTCGTCGAGGTCAACGGCGAGGTCGACGTCAATCCCGGCCTCGTGAACGAGTCGCCGTTCGCGCGCGCCTGGCTCGTGAGGGTGCGCCTCTCGGGCGACGTCCCCGCGCTTCTCGACCGTGCGGCCTACGCCGAGCTCACGGGCGGCGAGGCGTGA
- a CDS encoding GNAT family N-acetyltransferase, with translation MAATPILQNDIVRLEPLSAAHHDDLAAAVEVGDLWRTWYTRIPSTERMADEIARRLSEQAGGRMAPWAVIDAAAAGRAVGMTTFMAIDAPNRRLEIGSTWIGRGAQGSGINPAAKLLLLARAFDELGCIAVELRTHWHNHQSRAAIERLGAKQDGVLRSHTILPDGHVRDTVVFSIVAHEWEAVRLGLEARLARHRTSVR, from the coding sequence ATGGCCGCGACACCGATCCTGCAGAACGACATCGTCCGGCTCGAGCCGCTGAGCGCTGCGCATCACGACGACCTCGCCGCCGCCGTCGAGGTCGGCGACCTCTGGCGCACCTGGTACACGCGCATCCCGTCGACCGAGCGCATGGCGGACGAGATCGCGCGGCGGCTCTCCGAACAGGCCGGCGGACGGATGGCGCCGTGGGCCGTGATCGACGCGGCGGCGGCGGGGCGTGCGGTCGGCATGACGACGTTCATGGCCATCGACGCGCCCAACCGCCGTCTCGAGATCGGGTCGACGTGGATCGGTCGCGGCGCGCAGGGGAGCGGCATCAACCCCGCGGCCAAGCTGCTTCTGCTCGCGCGCGCCTTCGACGAGCTGGGCTGCATCGCGGTGGAGCTCCGTACGCACTGGCACAACCATCAGTCGCGCGCGGCGATCGAGCGGCTCGGCGCGAAGCAGGACGGCGTGCTGCGCAGCCACACGATCCTCCCCGACGGGCACGTCCGCGACACGGTGGTGTTCTCGATCGTCGCGCACGAGTGGGAGGCCGTGCGGCTCGGCCTCGAGGCGCGGCTCGCCCGGCACCGGACGAGCGTGCGCTGA
- the gcvP gene encoding aminomethyl-transferring glycine dehydrogenase has protein sequence MLAATGLVREDDDERDAAGVLMDAAVPGVIRGRGDAGARVPEDGVSEAEALAELRALASRNRVLSPMIGLGYSDTLTPSVIQRNVLENPSWYTAYTPYQPEISQGRLEALLNFQTMVADLAGLPVANASMLDEATAAVEGMLVARRAVRGGSDVFVVDADALPQTKAVLRVRAEAVGIELVELDLAGGDALPESLFGALVQYPGASGRVWNPQGVIDAVHVAGGQAVVAADLLALTLIASPGSLGADVVVGSTQRFGVPLGFGGPHAGYMVVRPGLERQLPGRLVGVSKDADGQLAHRLALQTREQHIRREKATSNICTAQVLLAVMAAMYAVYHGPDGLRAIASGIGLRTALLRDQLAEGGAEVVNDAVFDTLQVRVPGEAADVVARAHGGGVLLRLVDDDTVGISVGEATTGDDLGIVRAAFGLPDVGGFRAMSLADLRLPRELVRRDDYLTHPVFHAHRSETSMMRYLKRLADKDYALDRGMIPLGSCTMKLNAATAMAAISWPEFGRIHPFAPREDAAGYLALIDQLETWLADLTGYDAVSLQPNAGSQGELAGLLAIRGYHRSRGDAGRDVCLIPSSAHGTNAASAVLAGLRVVVVACDERGNVDLGDLRAKIAAHADALAALMITYPSTHGVYEHDILDIAAAVHDAGGQVYIDGANLNALVGHARFGDLGGDVSHLNLHKTFAIPHGGGGPGVGPVAAKAHLARFLPSHPFAQDERDGIGPVSAAPYGSAGILPISWAYVRMMGLEGLTQATDAAVVAANYVASRLEEHYPVLYAGEGGRVAHECILDLRPLKAETGISVDDVAKRLIDYGFHAPTMSFPVAGTLMVEPTESEDLAELDRFVDAMIAIRAEAQRVGAGEWALDDNPLVNAPHTAASVVVGEWSHPYSRELAVYPAGVGAAKYWPPVRRVDQAYGDRNLVCACPPVDAFAS, from the coding sequence ATGCTCGCGGCGACCGGCCTCGTGCGCGAGGACGACGACGAGCGCGACGCGGCCGGCGTGCTGATGGACGCGGCGGTGCCCGGCGTCATCCGCGGCCGGGGCGACGCCGGAGCGCGCGTCCCGGAGGACGGCGTCTCGGAGGCCGAGGCGCTCGCCGAGCTGCGCGCGCTCGCGAGCCGGAACCGGGTGCTCTCGCCCATGATCGGTCTCGGCTACAGCGACACGCTGACCCCGTCGGTCATCCAGCGGAACGTGCTCGAGAACCCTTCCTGGTACACCGCCTACACGCCGTACCAGCCCGAGATCTCCCAGGGCAGGCTCGAGGCGCTGCTGAACTTCCAGACGATGGTCGCCGATCTCGCCGGGCTCCCCGTCGCGAACGCGTCGATGCTCGACGAGGCGACGGCCGCCGTCGAGGGGATGCTCGTCGCCCGGCGGGCCGTGCGCGGAGGATCCGACGTGTTCGTCGTCGACGCCGACGCGCTGCCGCAGACGAAGGCCGTGCTGCGCGTGCGTGCCGAGGCCGTCGGGATCGAGCTCGTGGAGCTCGACCTCGCGGGCGGCGACGCGCTGCCCGAATCGCTGTTCGGGGCGCTCGTCCAGTACCCCGGAGCGTCCGGCCGCGTGTGGAACCCGCAGGGCGTCATCGACGCCGTGCACGTCGCGGGCGGCCAGGCGGTGGTCGCCGCCGACCTGCTCGCCCTCACGCTCATCGCCTCGCCCGGCTCGCTCGGCGCGGACGTCGTCGTCGGCTCGACGCAGCGTTTCGGCGTGCCGCTCGGCTTCGGCGGTCCGCACGCGGGGTACATGGTCGTGCGCCCGGGCCTCGAACGGCAGCTGCCCGGCCGCCTCGTGGGCGTCTCGAAGGACGCCGACGGGCAGCTCGCCCACCGCCTCGCGCTGCAGACGCGCGAGCAGCACATCCGCCGGGAGAAGGCGACGAGCAACATCTGCACGGCGCAGGTGCTCCTCGCCGTCATGGCGGCCATGTACGCGGTCTACCACGGGCCCGACGGGCTCCGGGCGATCGCGTCGGGCATCGGCCTGCGCACGGCGCTCCTGCGCGACCAGCTCGCGGAGGGCGGTGCCGAGGTGGTGAACGACGCCGTGTTCGACACGCTGCAGGTGCGCGTGCCGGGGGAGGCCGCGGATGTCGTGGCGCGTGCGCACGGGGGCGGCGTGCTGCTGCGGCTCGTGGACGACGACACGGTGGGCATCTCCGTCGGCGAGGCCACGACGGGAGACGACCTCGGCATCGTCCGGGCGGCGTTCGGTCTCCCGGACGTGGGCGGGTTCCGCGCCATGAGTCTCGCGGATCTCCGCCTCCCGCGAGAGCTCGTTCGTCGCGACGACTACCTCACCCATCCGGTCTTCCACGCGCACCGTTCGGAGACGTCGATGATGCGCTACCTGAAGCGCCTCGCCGACAAGGACTACGCGCTCGACCGCGGCATGATCCCCCTCGGCTCGTGCACGATGAAGCTCAACGCGGCGACCGCGATGGCCGCGATCAGCTGGCCGGAGTTCGGCCGCATCCATCCCTTCGCCCCCCGGGAGGACGCGGCCGGCTACCTCGCGCTCATCGACCAGCTCGAGACGTGGCTCGCCGACCTCACGGGCTACGACGCGGTGTCGCTGCAGCCGAACGCGGGGTCGCAGGGAGAGCTGGCGGGCCTCCTCGCCATCCGCGGCTACCACCGCTCGCGCGGCGACGCCGGGCGCGACGTGTGCCTCATCCCGTCGTCCGCCCACGGGACGAACGCGGCGTCCGCGGTCCTCGCGGGCCTCCGCGTCGTCGTCGTGGCCTGCGACGAACGCGGAAACGTCGACCTCGGCGACCTGCGCGCGAAGATCGCGGCCCATGCGGACGCGCTCGCCGCGCTCATGATCACGTACCCGTCGACGCACGGCGTGTACGAGCACGACATCCTCGACATCGCCGCCGCCGTGCACGACGCGGGCGGGCAGGTCTACATCGACGGCGCGAACCTCAACGCGCTCGTCGGTCACGCGCGCTTCGGCGACCTCGGCGGCGACGTGTCGCACCTCAACCTCCACAAGACGTTCGCCATCCCGCACGGCGGCGGCGGTCCGGGCGTCGGACCCGTCGCGGCCAAGGCGCATCTGGCGCGGTTCCTGCCCTCGCACCCCTTCGCGCAGGACGAGCGAGACGGCATCGGCCCCGTGTCCGCGGCCCCCTACGGGTCGGCTGGCATCCTGCCGATCTCGTGGGCGTACGTGCGGATGATGGGGCTGGAGGGGCTCACGCAGGCGACCGACGCCGCGGTGGTCGCGGCGAACTATGTCGCGTCGCGCCTGGAGGAGCACTACCCGGTGCTCTACGCGGGCGAGGGCGGTCGCGTCGCGCACGAGTGCATCCTCGACCTGCGCCCGCTGAAGGCGGAGACCGGGATCAGCGTCGACGACGTCGCGAAGCGCCTCATCGACTACGGCTTCCACGCGCCGACGATGTCGTTCCCCGTGGCGGGCACGCTCATGGTCGAGCCCACCGAGTCGGAGGACCTCGCCGAGCTCGACCGCTTCGTGGACGCCATGATCGCGATCAGGGCGGAGGCGCAGCGGGTGGGCGCGGGGGAGTGGGCGCTCGACGACAATCCGCTCGTGAACGCGCCCCACACCGCGGCGTCCGTCGTCGTGGGCGAGTGGAGCCATCCGTACTCGCGCGAGCTCGCCGTCTACCCGGCGGGCGTGGGGGCGGCGAAGTACTGGCCGCCCGTGCGCCGCGTCGACCAGGCCTACGGAGACCGCAACCTCGTGTGCGCCTGCCCGCCCGTGGACGCCTTCGCGTCGTGA
- a CDS encoding L-serine ammonia-lyase — protein sequence MSGPYIGVFDLFTIGIGPSSSHTVGPMRAAADFVSRLGGGLSGVAALDVELFGSLAATGAGHGTPSAVLLGLEGCLPDTIRADEVEARAARIDRERTVRLGGALDVPLSTRDVRLAPLTVLSRHTNALRLTARRDDGTVVDRAVYFSVGGGFIVREGEEQPSAEDAAVPHPFTTAAELLAICAAERVGIAEIAWRNETALRPPADVRAGVLRIRDAMDECVAAGTRTGGELPGGLGVRRRAPQWHERLRHDDPDRSPAFAQEWANLVALAVNEENAAGGRVVTAPTNGAAGIVPAVLHHARRYSPAALSGTTDDDIVVEFLLTAATIGAIYKTRASISGAEVGCQGEVGSASSMAAAALAAVLGGTPAQVENAAEIAMEHNLGLTCDPVGGLVQIPCIERNAIAAGKAVNAAKMAMWGDGAHRVSLDTVIETMRQTGRDMSHKYKETAMGGLAVNVVEC from the coding sequence GTGAGCGGACCGTACATCGGCGTCTTCGACCTCTTCACGATCGGGATCGGGCCGTCGAGCTCGCACACGGTCGGGCCCATGCGCGCGGCCGCCGACTTCGTGTCGCGGCTGGGCGGCGGGCTCTCCGGGGTCGCGGCCCTCGACGTGGAGCTCTTCGGCTCGCTCGCCGCGACGGGGGCGGGACACGGAACGCCGTCCGCGGTGCTGCTGGGGCTCGAGGGATGTCTTCCCGACACGATCCGGGCGGACGAGGTCGAGGCGCGCGCGGCTCGGATCGACCGGGAGCGCACGGTGCGTCTCGGAGGCGCGCTCGACGTCCCCCTCAGCACGCGCGACGTCCGCCTCGCCCCACTCACGGTGCTGTCCCGCCACACGAACGCCCTGCGGCTCACGGCGCGCCGGGACGACGGGACCGTCGTCGACCGGGCCGTGTACTTCTCTGTGGGCGGCGGGTTCATCGTCCGCGAGGGCGAGGAGCAGCCGTCCGCGGAGGACGCAGCCGTCCCCCACCCGTTCACGACCGCCGCCGAACTGCTCGCGATCTGCGCGGCGGAGCGCGTGGGCATCGCGGAGATCGCGTGGCGCAACGAGACGGCGCTCCGGCCGCCGGCCGACGTCCGTGCGGGCGTGCTGCGCATCCGAGACGCCATGGACGAGTGCGTCGCGGCGGGGACGAGGACCGGGGGCGAGCTGCCGGGCGGTCTCGGCGTGCGGCGGCGCGCGCCGCAGTGGCACGAGCGACTCCGGCACGACGACCCCGACCGCAGCCCCGCGTTCGCGCAGGAGTGGGCGAACCTCGTCGCGCTCGCCGTGAACGAGGAGAACGCCGCGGGCGGCCGCGTCGTCACCGCGCCCACGAACGGCGCCGCGGGGATCGTCCCCGCCGTGCTCCACCACGCCCGGCGTTACTCGCCTGCCGCGCTGTCGGGGACGACGGACGACGACATCGTCGTCGAGTTCCTCCTGACCGCGGCGACCATCGGAGCGATCTACAAGACGCGCGCGTCGATCTCCGGCGCGGAGGTGGGATGCCAGGGCGAGGTCGGCTCCGCGTCGTCGATGGCCGCGGCGGCGCTCGCCGCCGTGCTCGGGGGAACGCCGGCCCAGGTCGAGAACGCGGCGGAGATCGCCATGGAGCACAATCTCGGGCTCACGTGCGACCCGGTGGGAGGGCTCGTGCAGATCCCGTGCATCGAGCGGAACGCGATCGCCGCCGGAAAGGCCGTCAATGCGGCCAAGATGGCCATGTGGGGCGACGGCGCGCATCGGGTCTCGCTCGACACCGTCATCGAGACCATGCGGCAGACCGGCCGCGATATGAGCCACAAGTACAAGGAGACCGCGATGGGCGGACTCGCCGTCAACGTGGTCGAATGCTGA
- the gcvT gene encoding glycine cleavage system aminomethyltransferase GcvT: MSTEESTSTSSEELRQTPLRAEHEALGASFTDFGGWWMPVRYTSDLAEHHAVRTAAGLFDISHMGELFVRGSGAGTFLDYALAGRLSAVAVGRAKYTMILAEDGGIVDDLVVYRLGDEEFLVIANAGNRDTVASELSARIAGFDATFEDASDRYALIALQGPEAATVLGATAGVTDLGASLEALRNYAWTDALFDGAPVLVARTGYTGEDGFELCIAADRAAGLWRALLESGTPHGLVPAGLAARDTLRLEAGMPLYGHELARDIFPSQAGLGRVVAADKGDFIGRGALDERPETRVLVGLVTEGRRAGRPGYGVYRGDELVGEITSGALSPTLGHPIALAYVDRDAAAAEDLSIDVRGTRIAARLTALPFYRRNT; this comes from the coding sequence GTGAGCACAGAAGAATCGACGTCGACGTCATCGGAGGAGCTGCGCCAGACGCCGTTGCGGGCGGAGCACGAGGCGCTCGGCGCCTCCTTCACGGACTTCGGCGGCTGGTGGATGCCGGTGCGCTACACGTCGGACCTCGCCGAGCACCACGCCGTGCGCACGGCGGCGGGGCTGTTCGACATCTCGCACATGGGCGAGCTGTTCGTGCGGGGCAGCGGCGCCGGGACGTTCCTCGACTACGCGCTGGCCGGACGTCTCTCGGCGGTCGCGGTCGGGCGCGCGAAGTACACGATGATCCTCGCCGAGGACGGCGGCATCGTCGACGACCTCGTCGTCTACCGGCTCGGAGACGAGGAGTTCCTCGTCATCGCGAACGCCGGCAACCGCGACACCGTCGCGTCCGAGCTCTCGGCCCGGATCGCGGGATTCGACGCCACGTTCGAGGACGCATCCGACCGCTACGCGCTGATCGCCCTGCAGGGTCCCGAGGCTGCGACCGTTCTCGGCGCGACGGCGGGTGTGACCGACCTGGGCGCCTCGCTGGAGGCGTTGCGCAACTATGCGTGGACCGACGCGCTCTTCGACGGCGCCCCGGTGCTCGTGGCCCGGACGGGCTACACGGGGGAGGACGGCTTCGAGCTCTGCATCGCCGCGGACCGCGCGGCGGGCCTGTGGCGGGCGCTTCTGGAGTCGGGAACGCCGCACGGTCTCGTCCCCGCCGGGCTCGCGGCACGGGACACGCTGCGTCTCGAGGCGGGCATGCCGCTCTACGGGCACGAGCTCGCCCGCGACATCTTCCCCTCTCAGGCCGGGCTCGGTCGCGTCGTCGCGGCCGACAAGGGCGACTTCATCGGCCGCGGGGCGCTCGACGAGCGCCCCGAGACGCGCGTGCTCGTCGGCCTCGTGACGGAGGGACGACGCGCGGGCCGCCCCGGCTACGGCGTGTACCGCGGCGACGAGCTCGTCGGAGAGATCACGAGCGGGGCGCTGAGCCCGACGCTCGGTCATCCCATCGCCCTCGCGTACGTGGACCGCGATGCCGCGGCCGCCGAAGACCTGTCCATCGATGTGCGCGGCACGCGCATCGCCGCCCGGCTCACCGCCCTGCCCTTCTACCGGAGGAACACATGA